Part of the Pseudomonas sp. ADAK13 genome is shown below.
CGCCCACCACCGGCCACGCCAATGGCCTGATCACCCTCGACATCAAGGAAGCCGACGACGCCCACCGCGAAAAAATCCGTGTGCAGATGCGCGAGCCTTACCGCACCTTGCTCGGGCATTTTCGCCATGAGGTCGGCCACTACTACTGGGACCGCCTGATCGCCAACAGCCACTGGCTGGAGCCATTCCGCACGTTGTTCGGTGACGAGCGCGCCAGCTACGCCGACGCCCTTGAGCAGCACTATCAGAACGGCCCGCGCCCGGACTGGCAGCAAACCTGCGTCAGCGCCTACGCCACCATGCACCCCTGGGAAGACTGGGCGGAAACCTGGGCGCATTACCTGCACATGATGGACGCCGTCGACACCGCGCTGGGCTTCGGCATGAGCGCGCGCGAAATGGACCTGGATTACCAGCCGTTTCCCGTCAGCACGCTGTATGACCCTGAACATCCCGGCGGCGCGGCGTTCCTGTCATTCGTCAATGCCTGGATCGAACTGGCCGGCATGCTCAACGAACTGTCCCGCAGCATGGGCCAGCCGGATTTCTATCCGTTCGTCCTGCCGCCGGCGGTGATTGCCAAGCTGCACTT
Proteins encoded:
- a CDS encoding zinc-binding metallopeptidase family protein; the encoded protein is MYRFFEQLSSRIAAPFMAETSRNSKVWQCRCGQSLFFRNSQCLACSALLGYQPAQSRLSSLQPGPNADTWLLDADPEAGVFRRCANLDSPAACNWLVPSDSGQALCVACSLNRTIPDLLIPENPERWRKVETAKRRLVAQLISLGLQVIPKTVDEDTGLAFDFVGIDLEGNAPTTGHANGLITLDIKEADDAHREKIRVQMREPYRTLLGHFRHEVGHYYWDRLIANSHWLEPFRTLFGDERASYADALEQHYQNGPRPDWQQTCVSAYATMHPWEDWAETWAHYLHMMDAVDTALGFGMSAREMDLDYQPFPVSTLYDPEHPGGAAFLSFVNAWIELAGMLNELSRSMGQPDFYPFVLPPAVIAKLHFIHLVIQQEGGRADEVLQAQ